A genomic segment from Nicotiana tabacum cultivar K326 chromosome 7, ASM71507v2, whole genome shotgun sequence encodes:
- the LOC107802725 gene encoding uncharacterized protein LOC107802725, with amino-acid sequence MDCWSAENATNAFLKTLKMGERGKAPDVTEFISAMAAGNNAQLMVMACSGHPGSALLGLVAAAHQTGGRVICILRRQQDMHAAKKALLGDYANFVEFVIGEDVKTLLVSNYEGADFVLIDCKLEDFQEVFEAAQQGVCTVKGAFIVGYNALNEGPKLGFDHKGYFLPIGEGLLISKITVSEGKKIVGGKRSHWVVEVDECSGEEHVYRVRTSPIRYKDLKMAGHMS; translated from the exons ATGGATTGCTGGTCTGCTGAAAATGCTACCAATGCCTTTCTCAAAACGCTAAAAATG GGTGAAAGAGGAAAAGCGCCTGATGTAACAGAGTTCATATCCGCCATGGCAGCCGGAAATAATGCACAACTCATGGTGATGGCATGCTCCGGCCACCCTGGATCCGCCCTACTAGGATTAGTAGCGGCGGCTCATCAAACCGGTGGCCGGGTGATATGCATATTACGTAGACAACAAGATATGCATGCAGCTAAAAAAGCATTATTGGGAGACTATGCCAATTTTGTTGAGTTTGTGATTGGTGAAGATGTTAAAACTTTATTGGTAAGTAATTATGAAGGAGCTGATTTTGTACTTATTGATTGTAAATTGGAGGATTTCCAAGAAGTATTTGAAGCAGCACAACAAGGTGTTTGTACTGTTAAAGGTGCCTTTATTGTAGGGTACAATGCCCTAAATGAAGGTCCTAAGCTAGGTTTTGATCATAAGGGTTATTTTCTACCCATTGGAGAAGGGTTATTAATTAGTAAAATTACTGTTTCAGAAGGTAAAAAGATTGTTGGTGGTAAGAGGAGCCACTGGGTTGTTGAGGTTGATGAATGCAGCGGGGAAGAACATGTTTATAGGGTCCGTACTTCTCCTATTAGATACAAGGATTTGAAGATGGCAGGGCACATGAGCTGA
- the LOC107802727 gene encoding uncharacterized protein LOC107802727 has translation MVIILRKVLNQEKTWLLTTTDQVKNSNGSHSFSYRRVAYGGLNGMYYTCSEGRMNGPDGVVLAEMKEEDKTIGESLHTFSKGIHNKGHSVTKKHGSDGREDTLQTLHNLNEDELGDFEQNWKANADKHLPGWDKSFSLLENQGSISGLWDEFANWRGLGGWALPALEYYGNAGPVEQTGVSGEDSSRRARRRVPVE, from the exons ATGGTGATCATACTCCGGAAAGTTCTGAACCAAGAAAAGACTTGGTTATTAACAACAACAGACCAAGTAAAAAATTCCAACG GGAGCCACAGTTTCAGCTACCGCAGAGTTGCTTATGGTGGTTTAAATGGGATGTACTACACTTGCTCAGAAGGCAGAATGAATGGCCCTGATGGG GTGGTTCTAGCAGAGATGAAAGAAGAAGATAAGACGATTGGTGAGTCCCTGCATACCTTTTCCAAAGGGATCCACAACAAG GGCCATTCTGTCACAAAAAAGCATGGTTCAGATGGACGAGAGGACACACTGCAGACTTTGCACAACCTCAATGAAG ATGAGCTTGGCGACTTTGAACAAAACTGGAAAGCTAATGCCGATAAGCATTTGCCTGGATGGGATAAGAGTTTCAGCTTGCTGGAGAATCAAG GATCCATTAGCGGCTTGTGGGATGAGTTTGCAAATTGGAGGGGTTTGGGTGGTTGGGCACTTCCAGCTCTGGAATACTATGGAAATGCAGGACCGGTGGAACAAACCGGTGTATCAGGGGAAGATTCTTCTAGAAGAGCCAGAAGAAGAGTCCCAGTGGAATAG